One window of the Tetragenococcus koreensis genome contains the following:
- a CDS encoding 3'-5' exonuclease codes for MDQLANRDLTIGQCIDRAEIILNIQNDPFETFIKDRGVYLWQRIKELPFSEYVRSIEYQKEYLPFATQHSIKGSEFDNVLVVLDNGNWHNYNFETLFKEVEVKDTVITRTKKLFYVCCTRAKKNLCVFMPTSDTTVIENAKELFGEDNVFHCG; via the coding sequence ATGGATCAACTAGCTAATAGGGACCTTACGATCGGTCAATGTATAGATAGAGCAGAAATAATTTTAAATATCCAAAACGATCCGTTTGAAACTTTTATAAAAGACCGAGGAGTATATTTATGGCAACGAATTAAAGAACTTCCATTTAGTGAATATGTACGCTCTATTGAGTATCAAAAAGAATACTTGCCTTTTGCTACTCAGCATAGTATTAAAGGTAGTGAGTTTGATAATGTATTAGTTGTTTTAGATAATGGTAATTGGCATAATTATAACTTTGAAACTCTATTTAAAGAAGTAGAAGTTAAAGATACTGTTATTACACGAACGAAAAAATTATTTTACGTATGTTGTACTCGAGCAAAAAAGAATTTATGTGTGTTTATGCCAACTTCAGATACTACTGTAATAGAAAATGCTAAAGAACTATTTGGGGAAGATAATGTATTTCACTGTGGTTAA
- a CDS encoding RNA-directed DNA polymerase — MAERRRSVLEMNNTEAKVFFMKSESYFNAKLPDYIKFDAALKSAEKILKNKKGQPKDIESVAEHKTYKERDDLNYTIIMNKNGHYSWRPLVLIHPILYVDLVNYITNKDNWNELLKRFEEFQNESNIKCYSIPLEATNQSKKTDTSETILNWWEHFEQESIVKSIDYQYAMFTDITDCYPSIYTHSITWSLYGKEYVKKDKNKCKGSFGDKIDKKISGLQYNQTNGIPQGSVLMDFIAELVLGYADLELSTSLKQEGLVEDYEIIRYRDDYRIFSNSREQLEHITKSLSEILNELNFKLNSKKTFITENIVTDSVKPEKLYWEQIISSFRNVSVLDNKKGTVTYSISLQKHLWEIKKLSNKFPNCGILKKALTNFYKERVTRIGATTKTSDMLPLISILIDIMTNNPNCLSQSILTIGTLLDHIEDDGRALQIIEAILNKYKKKSNTEFLIVWLQRLALLFPGYPLKTLYIQDRPLTYKVEHQDGTKLFTDDWLNKSEQGKFVEDNLIDDEQIKKMRRGIKLSEINIFDDYSVG; from the coding sequence GTGGCTGAACGACGTAGAAGCGTTTTGGAAATGAATAATACCGAAGCAAAAGTTTTTTTTATGAAATCCGAAAGCTATTTTAATGCAAAATTGCCGGATTATATAAAATTTGACGCAGCTTTAAAGTCTGCTGAAAAAATTTTAAAAAATAAAAAGGGTCAACCAAAAGATATAGAATCAGTAGCTGAACATAAGACATATAAAGAACGTGATGATTTAAATTATACAATTATCATGAATAAAAATGGTCATTATTCTTGGCGCCCACTAGTTCTTATTCATCCAATATTGTATGTGGACCTAGTTAATTATATCACTAACAAAGATAACTGGAATGAATTGTTAAAAAGATTTGAAGAGTTTCAAAATGAGAGCAATATAAAATGTTACTCAATCCCTTTAGAAGCAACTAACCAATCCAAAAAAACAGATACTAGCGAAACGATTCTAAACTGGTGGGAACATTTTGAACAAGAAAGTATAGTGAAAAGTATTGATTATCAGTATGCTATGTTTACTGACATTACAGATTGTTACCCATCAATCTATACGCATTCTATAACTTGGTCATTATATGGTAAAGAGTATGTGAAGAAAGATAAAAATAAATGTAAAGGTTCATTTGGGGATAAAATCGATAAAAAAATTTCTGGATTACAATATAATCAGACAAATGGAATTCCACAAGGATCTGTACTAATGGACTTTATCGCTGAATTAGTTTTAGGTTATGCAGATCTAGAGCTATCTACAAGTTTGAAACAAGAAGGCTTGGTAGAAGATTACGAAATAATTAGGTACAGAGATGATTATAGAATTTTTTCAAATAGTAGAGAACAGTTAGAACACATTACTAAATCTTTATCTGAAATATTAAATGAATTAAACTTTAAATTGAATTCGAAAAAGACCTTTATAACAGAAAATATAGTTACTGACTCTGTTAAACCTGAAAAGTTGTATTGGGAACAAATTATTAGTAGTTTTCGGAACGTTTCTGTGCTCGACAACAAGAAGGGAACAGTCACTTATAGTATTTCTTTACAGAAACATTTATGGGAGATCAAAAAATTAAGTAATAAATTTCCAAACTGTGGGATCTTAAAAAAAGCTTTAACCAATTTTTATAAAGAAAGAGTAACTAGGATAGGTGCTACAACCAAGACCTCAGATATGCTTCCCTTAATAAGCATACTTATAGATATTATGACTAATAATCCTAACTGTTTGTCACAATCTATTTTAACTATTGGAACATTATTAGACCATATAGAAGATGATGGTAGAGCACTTCAGATTATTGAGGCTATTCTAAATAAATATAAAAAGAAGTCTAACACTGAGTTTTTAATTGTGTGGCTTCAGCGATTAGCATTACTATTTCCTGGTTATCCGTTAAAGACACTGTATATACAAGATCGTCCACTTACTTATAAAGTAGAGCATCAAGATGGGACGAAATTGTTTACAGACGATTGGTTGAACAAGTCTGAACAAGGGAAGTTTGTTGAAGATAATTTAATAGATGATGAACAAATTAAGAAGATGAGAAGAGGAATTAAACTTTCAGAGATTAACATTTTTGATGATTATTCCGTAGGTTAA
- the istA gene encoding IS21 family transposase: MPNYLEILRLHELSVSMRQINQSVGSGRNTVSKVLRMAREKQLTYHELSQWEEQRVEEFFRSKATKSSQRQSHFVLPDYEQLAKELAKPGVTMQLLWEEYVDQCRQSNLVYYQLTQFKKYFHEYLAKQPFAHVIHHKAGEKVQVDWAGTKAHWIDPDTGEQIKGDLFVAVLPFSGYSFALVCPNMKQASWIHAHIQCFAFFGGVPTLIIPDNLKVGVTKHTRSEVILNQSYEEFANACHTVIIPARVRRPRDKGAVENTVKQLTTHLIARIRNYQFFSMEEYNEPLAIELRKFNQKPFQKKTGSRQFIFETIEQAALQPLPIYPYEYGKYKTAKVYANSHISYQKHYYSVPHAYIGKSVTLKIYTKVLKVFDGSTLLCQHTTQYKHPGQYTTEAEHLPENSAHYGDWNSSRYQKWARRIGPNVAIVVERMFLEAKIEQHYYQRVHALLKLADPYSDQRLDQVCQQALEKNSTPSYSLLKSLLEKQAKNASFFQNSTSSTQEQAYLRGADYYDNNFSK; this comes from the coding sequence ATGCCCAACTATTTAGAGATTCTCAGGCTTCACGAATTGTCGGTGAGCATGCGTCAAATTAACCAATCGGTCGGTTCTGGACGCAATACGGTCAGTAAGGTTCTACGAATGGCACGAGAAAAGCAATTAACCTATCACGAATTGTCGCAATGGGAGGAACAACGCGTGGAGGAATTCTTTCGTTCTAAAGCCACGAAATCTAGCCAGAGACAGTCGCATTTTGTCCTGCCGGACTATGAACAGTTAGCCAAAGAACTCGCCAAACCAGGCGTCACCATGCAGCTTTTATGGGAAGAATATGTGGACCAATGCCGACAGTCGAATCTTGTTTATTATCAGCTAACCCAGTTTAAAAAGTATTTTCATGAGTATTTAGCCAAGCAGCCTTTTGCCCACGTCATTCATCACAAAGCAGGAGAAAAAGTCCAAGTAGATTGGGCAGGAACGAAAGCTCATTGGATCGATCCGGACACGGGCGAACAAATCAAGGGCGATCTTTTTGTCGCTGTTTTGCCCTTCAGTGGGTATTCCTTTGCTTTAGTTTGTCCCAATATGAAGCAGGCAAGCTGGATTCATGCGCATATTCAATGTTTTGCCTTTTTTGGAGGGGTCCCTACGTTAATTATTCCGGATAACCTAAAAGTGGGAGTAACCAAACACACGCGCTCAGAAGTGATTCTTAATCAAAGCTATGAAGAATTTGCGAACGCTTGTCATACGGTCATTATCCCTGCACGTGTACGCAGACCACGTGATAAAGGGGCCGTTGAAAATACGGTCAAGCAATTGACGACGCATTTAATCGCTCGTATACGTAACTATCAATTCTTTAGTATGGAGGAATATAATGAACCGTTAGCGATTGAGTTACGAAAATTTAATCAGAAACCCTTTCAAAAGAAAACGGGTTCTCGCCAATTCATTTTTGAAACCATAGAACAAGCCGCTTTACAGCCATTACCCATCTATCCTTATGAGTATGGTAAATATAAAACCGCAAAGGTTTACGCCAACAGCCATATTAGTTATCAAAAACACTACTATTCTGTTCCTCATGCTTACATTGGAAAATCAGTCACTTTAAAGATCTACACGAAGGTTTTAAAAGTTTTTGACGGGTCTACGCTTTTATGCCAGCACACCACACAATACAAACATCCTGGACAATATACAACAGAGGCGGAACATTTACCGGAAAATAGTGCGCATTACGGTGACTGGAATAGTTCTCGTTACCAAAAATGGGCACGACGTATAGGCCCTAACGTGGCGATTGTGGTGGAAAGAATGTTTTTGGAAGCCAAAATTGAACAACACTATTATCAACGTGTTCATGCATTATTAAAATTGGCAGACCCCTATTCCGACCAAAGATTAGATCAAGTCTGCCAACAAGCTTTAGAAAAGAATAGCACTCCTAGCTACTCCCTTCTCAAATCACTACTTGAAAAGCAAGCTAAGAACGCTTCTTTTTTCCAGAATAGCACGTCATCCACCCAGGAACAAGCTTATTTGAGAGGAGCCGATTATTATGACAACAACTTCTCCAAATAA
- a CDS encoding ATP-binding protein, giving the protein MTTTSPNKKIEELTQKLRQMRLPIMAAQLRAIYTEELVDSMTPLDLLEQLVTEEFYTRKQNAIDRNRKKAKLSNTTAHLGDIHHSPERKINAQVLEQLATNQYIYSQRNVIIQGATGTGKSYMANALANHALEASYTVRYFRMTELLNELHLAELEHEMVKRLKQLTKVDILVIDDFLLTPTSELEQKYLMEVFELRNRSKPLILCSQMSTAEWHKKLGGGAIADAILDRAISNAYQLIIEGSSQRRAPSTGSKNND; this is encoded by the coding sequence ATGACAACAACTTCTCCAAATAAAAAGATCGAAGAGCTAACACAAAAATTAAGGCAGATGCGTTTGCCTATCATGGCCGCTCAATTACGCGCGATTTATACAGAAGAATTGGTCGATTCCATGACGCCCCTGGATCTATTGGAACAACTCGTTACCGAAGAATTTTATACTCGTAAACAAAATGCGATCGATAGGAATCGTAAAAAAGCGAAACTATCAAACACTACAGCTCATTTAGGAGACATCCATCACTCTCCCGAACGAAAAATCAATGCGCAAGTACTAGAGCAATTAGCCACCAATCAATACATTTATTCCCAACGGAATGTGATCATCCAAGGAGCTACCGGCACAGGAAAAAGTTATATGGCTAACGCGCTTGCCAACCATGCTCTTGAAGCCAGCTATACTGTAAGATATTTTCGTATGACAGAACTCCTCAACGAGTTACACTTAGCTGAACTGGAACATGAAATGGTCAAACGGCTGAAACAATTAACCAAAGTGGATATTCTTGTCATTGATGATTTTCTCCTCACTCCTACAAGTGAACTCGAACAAAAATATTTAATGGAAGTTTTTGAACTGCGCAATCGCTCCAAACCGCTTATTTTATGTTCCCAAATGAGTACCGCCGAATGGCACAAAAAATTAGGCGGTGGCGCCATAGCCGATGCCATATTAGATCGGGCGATCTCTAATGCTTATCAACTAATCATTGAGGGCAGTTCTCAACGAAGAGCTCCTTCGACTGGTTCCAAAAACAACGATTAA
- a CDS encoding glucose PTS transporter subunit IIA — MKLKKPFIGAMTGGAIAGAVLNIFSVKSFSMGVPGLIVLPGYVDPNNGMNFPITIMGSILAIVVAFSVTWIIGFEDETTDEVEKVDSSANVEKTSGEQIKIASPVNGQFVAVENLSDETFAQQIMGQTTAIQPSSNEIVVPFDAEVTLVAETNHAIGVRSSEGIELLIHLGIDTVELKGEGFKPQVKQGDQVTQGDLLMEMVVESIKEAGYDPVVLSIVTNTADYLDVISTATEEDIVVGDNIAAAIN, encoded by the coding sequence TTGAAGTTAAAAAAACCTTTTATCGGAGCGATGACAGGTGGAGCAATCGCTGGGGCAGTACTTAATATATTCAGTGTTAAAAGTTTCAGTATGGGGGTACCAGGACTGATTGTACTTCCGGGTTATGTGGACCCCAATAATGGAATGAACTTCCCAATTACCATTATGGGCTCAATTCTTGCCATTGTAGTTGCTTTTTCCGTTACCTGGATTATAGGATTCGAAGATGAAACGACTGACGAAGTTGAAAAAGTTGATTCTTCAGCAAATGTAGAAAAAACTTCGGGAGAACAAATTAAAATAGCTTCTCCAGTGAACGGACAATTTGTTGCTGTTGAAAATCTTAGCGATGAAACCTTTGCTCAACAAATTATGGGACAAACCACAGCTATTCAACCAAGTTCAAATGAAATTGTTGTACCATTTGATGCTGAGGTCACTTTAGTGGCAGAAACAAATCACGCGATAGGAGTGAGAAGTAGTGAGGGGATTGAGTTATTGATTCATTTAGGCATTGATACTGTTGAATTAAAAGGAGAAGGATTTAAACCGCAAGTAAAACAAGGGGATCAAGTAACACAAGGCGATCTACTGATGGAAATGGTTGTAGAATCTATCAAAGAAGCAGGTTATGATCCAGTGGTATTAAGTATCGTAACCAATACTGCTGATTACTTAGACGTTATTTCAACGGCAACAGAAGAAGATATTGTTGTGGGAGATAATATAGCTGCCGCAATAAATTAA
- a CDS encoding AbrB/MazE/SpoVT family DNA-binding domain-containing protein translates to MIDQVTPKTSKVSSKGQVVIPVELRRKLGLQDGDQVTIDVNDNNELVLKKLPTALDWHNLITSIPNEKVDVDQNGHYNPKKAPHFHDWMNED, encoded by the coding sequence ATGATCGACCAAGTAACTCCTAAAACTTCTAAAGTTTCTAGTAAAGGACAAGTTGTTATTCCAGTTGAACTTCGTCGTAAATTAGGTTTACAAGATGGCGATCAAGTCACCATTGATGTTAATGATAATAATGAACTTGTTCTTAAAAAATTGCCAACTGCTTTAGATTGGCATAACTTAATTACGTCTATTCCTAATGAAAAGGTTGATGTTGATCAAAATGGCCATTATAATCCCAAAAAAGCTCCGCATTTTCATGATTGGATGAACGAAGACTAA
- a CDS encoding type II toxin-antitoxin system PemK/MazF family toxin, translating into MEPMELYIADVPFDENNQSKIRPALVVEVKSKYVTLFKITSQYTHKSETIKELYYPIKDWHAAGLKKASYVDTHRTYDVTKAAVFKRRPLGKLTALDIMGLYKFIQKKY; encoded by the coding sequence ATGGAACCTATGGAACTTTATATTGCTGATGTTCCTTTTGACGAAAACAATCAATCTAAAATTCGGCCAGCTTTAGTTGTGGAAGTTAAAAGTAAGTATGTTACTTTATTCAAAATCACCAGTCAATATACGCATAAATCTGAAACAATCAAAGAGCTTTATTACCCCATTAAAGATTGGCATGCAGCAGGATTAAAAAAAGCTTCTTATGTTGATACACATCGTACTTATGATGTGACTAAAGCAGCAGTTTTTAAACGTCGTCCCTTAGGGAAATTAACTGCCCTTGATATTATGGGTCTGTATAAGTTTATTCAAAAAAAGTATTAG
- a CDS encoding acetamidase/formamidase family protein has product MIIDNGDKVVFETREVSDNQFNFHSTTEAISELNWDYVYPLSGPVYINGAEPGDTLAVEILDLKTKRWGWTAVLPGLGLLAEDYPDAYLRTFDLSDGKYIHFSEDIKVPIEPFLGTMGVCPKDGDGTPIMPPGNFGGNLDVRQLTVGTKLYLPVQQAGALFSCGDGHAAQGDGEVCVSALECPMYASLKFTVIKAAEKSIPSPQFQTKGGLTQKVNHDDFYGTTGVGPDLMTGAQEALRSMIDYVSETYSIEKIDAYLLASLCVDLKISEVVDAGQYVVSALLPLSIFNDSQE; this is encoded by the coding sequence TTGATAATTGATAACGGTGACAAGGTGGTTTTTGAAACAAGAGAAGTATCGGATAATCAATTTAATTTTCACTCAACGACAGAAGCGATTTCGGAACTTAATTGGGATTATGTTTATCCTCTTTCTGGTCCAGTTTACATCAATGGTGCGGAACCAGGAGATACCTTGGCTGTAGAAATCCTTGATTTGAAAACAAAACGCTGGGGATGGACGGCGGTTTTACCTGGTTTAGGATTATTAGCTGAAGACTACCCTGATGCATATTTGCGTACCTTTGATTTATCAGATGGAAAGTATATTCATTTTAGTGAAGATATTAAAGTCCCAATTGAACCTTTCTTAGGAACAATGGGTGTTTGTCCTAAAGATGGAGATGGTACTCCGATTATGCCTCCTGGGAATTTTGGTGGAAACTTGGATGTACGACAATTAACCGTAGGAACGAAGCTGTACTTGCCAGTACAACAAGCTGGAGCACTGTTTAGCTGTGGAGATGGTCATGCGGCACAAGGTGACGGAGAAGTATGTGTGTCGGCTCTAGAATGTCCAATGTATGCTAGCTTGAAATTCACAGTAATAAAAGCAGCAGAAAAATCAATCCCATCCCCACAGTTTCAAACGAAGGGTGGTTTAACCCAAAAAGTAAATCACGATGATTTTTACGGCACGACAGGCGTAGGACCAGATTTGATGACGGGCGCTCAGGAAGCTTTACGTTCGATGATTGATTACGTATCTGAAACTTATTCCATTGAGAAAATCGATGCATATTTGCTTGCTAGCCTTTGTGTCGATTTGAAAATATCTGAAGTTGTTGACGCAGGACAGTATGTTGTCAGTGCATTATTGCCGCTTTCGATATTTAATGACTCACAGGAATAA
- a CDS encoding DNA cytosine methyltransferase produces MRGGYRKGSGRKPNQNKKVAKTIYLSEDLYEKIRSLNIDQCNSFNKKCLYLINSGLNVTKQKDVDSVTDKLKFIDLFAGIGGIRQAFEDENSTCVFSSEWDKYAQKTYEANYNEKPEGDITKIKEQDIPEHDILLAGFPCQPFSMIGKREGFKHATQGTLFFDVLRIISYHKPKMFLLENVPGLLTIQSGEAFNIIYNSLINEGYDVFYKVLDAQNFNLPQIRKRLVIVGMRKDLKINTFNFPAGNVYSKKAVGTILETAPDGYSISKHLQDNYLFKKNDGKPQLVDKNSTMQAKTLVASYHKIQRLTGTFVKGGETGIRLFSKLECKRLMGFPDEFVVPVSRTQMYKQFGNSVAVPMMQAVASEMKAELFKTQKKIY; encoded by the coding sequence ATGAGAGGCGGATATAGAAAAGGTTCTGGAAGAAAACCTAACCAAAATAAAAAAGTTGCAAAGACTATATATCTATCGGAAGACTTATATGAAAAAATACGCTCATTAAATATTGACCAATGTAACAGTTTTAATAAAAAATGCTTATATTTAATTAACTCTGGATTGAATGTAACTAAACAAAAGGATGTGGATTCAGTGACTGATAAATTAAAATTTATAGATTTGTTCGCTGGAATAGGAGGAATTAGACAAGCATTTGAAGACGAAAACTCTACCTGTGTATTCAGTTCAGAATGGGACAAATACGCTCAAAAAACCTATGAAGCTAACTACAACGAAAAACCTGAAGGCGATATAACAAAAATAAAAGAACAAGATATACCAGAACATGATATTTTATTAGCTGGTTTTCCATGTCAGCCATTCTCAATGATTGGAAAACGTGAAGGCTTCAAACATGCTACACAAGGTACACTTTTTTTTGATGTCCTAAGAATTATTAGCTATCACAAGCCTAAAATGTTTTTACTTGAAAATGTTCCTGGCCTGTTAACAATACAAAGTGGAGAGGCTTTCAATATCATCTATAATTCTCTTATTAATGAAGGCTATGATGTTTTTTATAAAGTCTTAGATGCTCAAAATTTTAATTTACCACAAATACGAAAACGGTTAGTAATTGTTGGTATGAGAAAAGATTTAAAAATAAATACTTTTAACTTTCCTGCTGGAAACGTATATTCTAAAAAAGCTGTCGGCACAATTTTAGAGACCGCACCTGACGGCTATTCAATATCAAAACATTTACAAGATAATTATTTATTTAAAAAAAATGATGGCAAGCCTCAGTTAGTGGATAAAAATTCGACTATGCAAGCAAAAACATTAGTAGCAAGTTATCATAAAATCCAACGTTTAACAGGAACTTTTGTAAAAGGAGGAGAAACTGGCATAAGGTTATTCTCTAAACTTGAATGTAAAAGATTAATGGGGTTCCCCGATGAATTCGTTGTGCCTGTTTCTCGGACTCAGATGTATAAACAGTTCGGTAATTCTGTAGCAGTGCCCATGATGCAAGCAGTAGCTAGCGAAATGAAAGCTGAATTATTTAAAACACAAAAAAAGATCTATTAG